The nucleotide sequence CTGACCCCTTCGCCCTAGCTGACCCTGACCCCATTGCTGATCCACAATTTGGCTATGGCGGCTTTCGTCGCGGCTTTGGTGGAGGCTTTGGTCGCGGCTTTGGTCGCGGCTTTGGTGGCTTCGGTGGCTTCGGGCGACGCAGATTTTACGGTTAATGCTGCATTGTGACCTTCAAACATTCGCAGTTGAAAGACTCCTCCGGAAGACGGTCACCCACACATAAACTACCGCCAAACTTACAACCCAAGAAGCTAAAACGTAAAAACACTGCGATTTCGAGACTCGTGACTTCACATCTGACGAACTCAAGATTCTACGCACCAGAGGAACTCTCAGTTACAAGAATCACTAAGGCAGCGACTTCATGATAAAATTCCAATGCCTCCAACTTGGAGTAACTTCTGTCTTCAAGAGTTCCAGCAATACCTCATAGGGTCGTGTATCATAGCATAATCTCATCCTGACAAATTCTACACAACACTGAGTGTTGCTGATCCAGCAACACCTGACACATTTCACCATTCCTCTtcgtttcatatatttttatttcACTTTtagagtagggtaatatttagtgaagggattcagggaaaccggttatttttatatagccggacttgagtcctggaaatgggaagtacaatgcctgcactctaaaggagggttttgggatattagcagtttggagggatatattgtgtatctttatacgtatatacttctaaactgttgtgttctgagcacctctgcaaaaacagtgattatgtgtgagtgaggtgaaagtgttgaatgatgatgaaagtattttatttttggggattttctttctttttgggtcaccctgcctcggtgggagacggccgacttgttggaatatatatatatatatatatatatatatatatatatatatatatatatatataataatatattatatatatatatatatatatatatatatatatatatatatatatatatatatatacatatatatatatatatatatatatatatatatatatatatatatatatatatatatatatatatatatatatatatattttgtaataGGTAGGTAGCTCAATTACTTTCACTGTCTTTTAGTGGTTGTTAAATAGCAGTCAAATGGTTATTCGTCTTTGTGAAGAAATAAACTTACGATTATTAGTTGCATTTTTATTTACATCTTATGGCACACTTACAAGTGTTAAGACAATAAGAGAAGTTTTATGTATTATGTTTAGCCAAGTAGCAGCCATACACTtgatacacacacgtacacgtacataCACATGATACGTACCATACACATATTCTAACTTACAAAACTCACAAGTTACTCATACTggtatataggagagagaagcttacgacgactttgtaaatgtgactttgtaaatggttcaagtcggaccgaaacgtcgtcgtaagcttctgtttGTCTGCTATATGCAGgatattcgtgtattgttccagtcgctgtaTTGTTCGTTTTTGTTCTTAACTCATACTCAGAAAAATATTCTTCAGATCTACATTGTTAATCGTTGTATTTACCGACATCATCTTCAGCATTTTCCTTAAACGTTAGTGTTCTTCACATCATATTCGTCACCTTCGGTACATGATCGTCTTGTATATCCCTTCAAAGGAATGTATCTGCATGCTGCGGAAGGACTCTTAGTTCTCGTGTCCAAGCTGATTGTTTTCCTTTCCTCAggtgttgtaataataataataataataaaaaatggcgatgatgatgataacaataataataataataaatgatattAATGATAAAGATGgtgaagaaatccaaatattcttccttggaacctttttatccacttctccgaggctgtgggtcccacaatttacaccagaggtggaccccattatatatatatatatatatatatatatatatatatatatatatatatatatatatatatatatatatatatatatatatatatatatatatatatatatatatatatatatatatatatatatatatatatatatatatatatatatatatatatatatatatatatatatatatatatatatatatatatatatatatatatatatatatatatatatatgtatatatatatatatatatatatatatatatatatatatatatatatatatatatatatatatatatatatatatatatatatatatatatatatatatatatatatatatatatatatatatatatatatatatattatattctttGGGAAAAaatattaatagacagaatacatttacaggaaATACAAGCATGAAAACAATGGTACAATATGTTAAAGATTAtggatttcctccagctcctccggaGCCGGACACGAGCCAagcatgcagcaagcatttcccctctggatggccacggtgaggtgctggaacatgaaagtggctgccgttgggtctctggtggtgtcgatgagtctggaacgcAGTTTTTTAAGGAAACGTCTGGCATGTTTTCccaatgatcccaaggtctctgatcccacttggATCAATTGATAccgttggcttatgtccctgtacttgctgatcttgtactcctccctgtggtcagcagctcctccctgtcgccccacactgtgttgGATGTAGGTGTCCgctagtgtggacacacaggaatagtcccatgctaagagcttgccattcttccaaggatagatgatgATCCCGTCgcggtggtttgctgggttgtgggtattgttagcTGTTACTgattggggctccctctcggctgggcatccagctgtagcaagggttctctttatgatgtcgttgacctcattgtgacttgcatgccagcccttggttttggaacagttaagaccatgtagaccatattggtctgcttgcacttcgccgcaaatacacgtatattccgtgtgaattggggcagcaaggcgcagagccactgcaatacggagggtcttagggtcgaggcgcgttcccattgccgatatgggaactgtttggaggaagtctctAGAGTGATGTGCACCCACAGCCTGGAgctgggcagtctccctgtctaatgttacagccctgagcatattggcaagcaccttttcggcgatagggccatcccagcttgactgtttgtgagccagtgctgcactagggtttggtgctggagcagcaagagtctcctccCATTCAATGATGGCACTAGTATAggtagggtcctgtattcctgctgagtcactgagctTATCAGGAAGAATCTgacttattaactcgtttgatgctatggaagaagataggaaagctggtagagcaatctgggaggaccTGCGTACTCcaagccccccaagcctgaccggaagtgaggcttgcaaccactgtccatcttccagggaaagattcagtacactctctagcatgattTTAAggagagagagtcatattccttgagtttcggactgctgaaggctggggagcatctcagaaagtaggtaaattttgggattgacaggcacctggtgagtaggtagaaggcatcatgtatatcaatgtctttcatcctgccttccatcgttcAGAGGTCTGAGATcgttttttctaggatcagatcgattgcATTGAACCCAAGAAGAATGCCAAGGaaagtgctattggctggatcaatggctcgtgctcctggtaaaatagcactaatattctggatcatctgtcgattggtagaaactatttcacatttggtggggtttaaagaaaggcccaggctttctcccatgtctttaatttttctgatgccttctaggagagattctgttgtgccagctagggtaccatcatccaagaaccagatattgagctcactggagagtgcttctgtgacttccttgatgaccaaacagaatagaaagggggcaagagggtccccctgttacacaccctcacatgagtcaatttcatggtccctaaacaatagtttggaagtcacactataacacgagtctatgaagggataaagtgaaatgaagtttctataaactgcctGGAGAGCaccatcccttctgactgagttgaaagcgttggcaaagtccaatttgaccaaggctctTTCATCGGACGTGTTGTTGATGTATACTTGTGCTGCTGGGCAGCTGCTTTACAGCCTTGTTGATCACCAAAACCGAGTTGAGTTGgcttcagcattgcagcagcctcttgactcacccttcttactgcagccttggcaactaggcgccgaagggtgttgcccactgcaatgggcctgattccgccatcctttttccggagggcacacaatgaggcaccaaagaaaaggggcgtaatggcctctgggacactgccagccggGCACAGgctggaaaatttggtgagttcagacagcagcctctctgaaacatcaccaagtgctggattgagcatttgttttaagtgttgaggccttaaaccggtgaaacctcctgctgaggcctgtggaaatgacatagcagctttatacacatcagcatcctgtaaggttagatgttcttcacctgctgcaatgtcagggaggtcaatgttggtactgggagccctgggtggatgtttgtccttcagagcctCAGAACTCcgatagtattaccctcttctacttttttgctaatttgggctctgatttttgaggcgtcgggtgtcctgttgttggcatttgcccggcgggtgtttgtcgccctaggagggagacggacgaggttgtcatccctcggGAATGCATTTGTTGCCCtgataacatgtatatatatatgtatatatatatatatatatatgtacatttatatatatgtatacatatataaatatatacatgtatatatatgtatacatgtataaatatatacatgtatatatatatatatatatatctatatatatttatatatatatatatatatatatatatttatatatctatatatatatatatatatatatatatatatatatatatatatatatatatatatatatatatatatatatatatatatatatatatatatatatatgataaatgtGGCATCCATAATTCGTCTTCCACCTCATCCCTCTCTTTCGTTTATCATCTTGCCCTCTCTCTGGGATGATGGAGATATCGTCATAAAAAATCCCTTTCTCGTTTATAGGATTGGCTAttgtgagagatggtaattcccaagcgacagtaactccagctcttcCAGAAGGACACCTTTGGCGCTCCCGTAGCTGATGAATCCTTACTGGAGTACTTGATGATGCCCTCTCATTGTCCTCCTGAAGAGATTTCGACACCTTGAACTTCAGGAAGATTTCGACGTATAtcatggtctgaaaagtggcagatgctgtTCACTGTGGACAGGCGCGAAGTACTAATCCTTGGGAATAACTCTTATATTTATAAATTGATCATCTCATCATCTGTCTGTCTTCTGTGTATTATTCCGCAAGGCTCAGGGACCGATTGCCTCCGCTTCTTCAGTCATCCGTTTATGTCCTCTGTATTGATGGTATATAACAGGGATACGACAGAGAAATATGACAGAAGACTCGTGACTCTGGTCATGGACTGgcctgcgggggcgttgacccccggaacaccctccaggtagatagagGCTCATGACAACATTGCCATTGACTTTCAGGCGAATTATCAAGCTGAAATGAAATTACCCGTAACTCAAACTCAAGCTTGAAACTGAGCCAGTGTAAATAGACTCCACTATTTAAAGCTTAAAAGAgttatttaaaattaaataatgtgacctggtcgtaatgggctTTTAgagcaaaacaaactcagcagcaatatttaacttgtatttccttcaccagatatatatacaattatgtacacttatgtacactatgtacaggagttgaatataagtgtaccacaTGGTGACAAAAAATGGCAAAAcaggagccagagagagagagagagagagagagagagagagagagagagagagagagagagagagagagagagagagagagagagagagagagagagagagagagagagagagagagagagagagagagagagagagagagagagagagagagagagagccgtaTTCAACCAGCTAGTAGGCAAGCCTGGCATATGCTGACCGTGAGTGAACCACATCACCTTAGCACTTATCGGGCTCGCCTGTGATTGGACAATGAACCAAGgcactgatttaacgacgggtaccctacaaaatcgttaaacccttagcacccggtttgctggttgggaggcagcctatgtgggagtgtgtacatacgcccaataaatgtaacatactctttacATGCCACACTTTACAACATATTTTTTGGCGCAAGCGCAGGTGTGGGTCGTTGAATAAAATTATATTCAGCAAGCTGATTGCTAATTAACATTTTCATCAGTATCAGCAATAAATTCTAGATGGAACGATTATGCTTATTATATTTCCGTGTTTGTCCTCACATGGTACCAGGATACAAAGGACGAATTTTTCACGAAATATAACTGTCCAAAGCTAATGTTTTTGTTGTGACTGAATTCACACGCAGTGCAGAGCACattgtggggccaggagctgagtttcgacccctgcaaccacatataggtgagtacatcactGCTGTTACTGGCTGTCATCTCAGTCGTGTTCATGTATATGCGTGTACACACTTGCACCAGCTTCACCTACATAGGAATTGCCGCGACATTGAttccaggagagagagaaaagcaaaACTTAGTCTCAGCTG is from Cherax quadricarinatus isolate ZL_2023a chromosome 29, ASM3850222v1, whole genome shotgun sequence and encodes:
- the LOC128690391 gene encoding neuropeptide-like protein 29; this translates as MKFLSVMLVMVVALTALLGSARAMPDPFALADPDPIADPQFGYGGFRRGFGGGFGRGFGRGFGGFGGFGRRRFYG